AATTCAAAGGATTTTAAAATTCGTGCATTCGTGGCAAAAATTAATATGTAATAAATACTGAAATTGTATAAAATATATGCAAATTACTTAAATTCAAGTTCAATTTATTTTATCAACGACTAATAAAAACCACTATAATCTCTAAGAATATAGTGGTTTTTTGTTTTTTGAGACAAAAAAAATTAGCTTCTTTTTGTCAATAACAGTTTATGTATAAAGCGTAATTTTTCGATAATTGCTGGCGAAATTACAAAAGGATAAATATCAGGAATTCCCATGGCTCTGTTCATACTATTTACCGCGAACGATAATGGAACACAGGTTTCTATAATTTTGTCGAAATTTTCGATGGTATAAGGATCAAAAGAAATACTTGTTTTAAAATCATCATTATCTTCAATAGAATTTACACTTAATTTAAAGAAATAACCAGTTTCAACCATATCCATAATATGCAAATAATGTGCCCAAGTTTCTGCCCAATCTTCCCAAGGATGAGAAGTTGCATACTCACTTATAAACTCTTTTTGCCAATCTTTTGGGGTGTCAGTTTTGTAATAGGTTTGTAAAGCTTTCGCATAATCTTGCGATTCGTTGCCAAAAATAGTTCTGTATTCTGCTAAAGTATCAGGATTATCTCTTATCAATCGATCCCAAAAATAATGCCCAACTTCGTGCCTTAAATGTCCAACCAACGTTCTGTAGGGTTCTTTTAATTGTTTTCGAGCTTTTTCTCTTAAAACCGAATTTCCTTCACGAATTAAAATCGTAATTACACCATTGGCATGACCTGTCATTAATTTTGGGTTACTTTTGTTGGATACAAAATCGAAACACAAACCAATATCATCATGATCCATTTTATTTGGTAAAGGCAAACCTATTTTTTGCAATTGATAAATTAAACGATGTTTTGCGATTTCCATGTGCGTCCAATTTTCAAAATTATCAGCATCAGCAAGTTTAGGAATCGTTCTATTTAATTGGCAAGCAGAACAAAACTCTTCAGGAGAATCTTTTTCTAAAACCCAGTTACAAACATTGTATTCTTTATTTTTACAAAACTTATATGCTATACCTTCTCTATCAGAAATA
The DNA window shown above is from Polaribacter sp. Hel_I_88 and carries:
- a CDS encoding putative zinc-binding metallopeptidase, translated to MKIFQCGNCKTSIYFENVECDNCGHLTGYRAEDRKMLTFNFENDTLISDREGIAYKFCKNKEYNVCNWVLEKDSPEEFCSACQLNRTIPKLADADNFENWTHMEIAKHRLIYQLQKIGLPLPNKMDHDDIGLCFDFVSNKSNPKLMTGHANGVITILIREGNSVLREKARKQLKEPYRTLVGHLRHEVGHYFWDRLIRDNPDTLAEYRTIFGNESQDYAKALQTYYKTDTPKDWQKEFISEYATSHPWEDWAETWAHYLHIMDMVETGYFFKLSVNSIEDNDDFKTSISFDPYTIENFDKIIETCVPLSFAVNSMNRAMGIPDIYPFVISPAIIEKLRFIHKLLLTKRS